The Cloeon dipterum chromosome X, ieCloDipt1.1, whole genome shotgun sequence genome includes a window with the following:
- the LOC135946374 gene encoding uncharacterized protein LOC135946374 — protein MTYTTMIFGKKKVTWAENMKLCCSIGMKPIRVTDELLSTLNSIGVSYESFKIFDKTVNSTEDRMLIKTSFWTAATRQGCAGHYRFCMHDDVGPWDSQDSFWDTVNPRDSGSCLVVDRQYANKEGAPFGVRQVQCSVPIANFACQKDGKRITDFVNLEKNADMEKANTGCDLPYCAEQQLCMPSTVTPSKYENGERVLLSTFTS, from the exons ATGACTTACACGACCAtgatatttggaaaaaagaaa gtaACTTGGGCAGAGAACATGAAGCTCTGCTGCAGCATTGGAATGAAGCCCATTAGAGTGACGGATGAGCTTCTTTCAACGCTAAACTCGATTGGAGTGTCATATGAAAGCTTTAAAATCTTCGACAAAACTg TGAACTCTACCGAGGACCGCATGTTGATTAAAACGAGTTTCTGGACGGCTGCAACGCGTCAGGGGTGCGCCGGGCATTACCGCTTTTGCATGCACGACGACGTCGGCCCGTGGGACTCGCAGGACAGCTTCTGGGACACGGTGAACCCGCGGGACAGTGGCTCCTGTTTGGTCGTCGACCGGCAGTACGCCAATAAGGAAGGGGCGCCGTTCGGGGTGCGCCAGGTGCAGTGCTCAGTCCCAATTGCCAATTTCGCCTGTCAAAAAGATGGAAAAAGGATCACAGATTTTGTCAATTTGGAAAAGAATGCAGACATGGAG AAGGCTAATACTGGCTGTGATCTACCCTACTGCGCAGAGCAACAATTATGCATGCCATca ACCGTGACCCCATCAAAATATGAGAATGGAGAACGGGTTTTACTAAGTACGTTCAcctcataa
- the LOC135946736 gene encoding uncharacterized protein LOC135946736, protein MRLVSVQSYEKLACMNGFLEENTEYWTSGTNSGCKNNRFRWCSPEFNDFVKQSEYFNESLPVNAYKIGENNMYCVKAQNFKLGRTALKVESCEKLMKAICEVRVLAESYLQEIYNECKLTHQVSQRDISKFNTTDVDSFSYKMKCFSTCMAELLGLMYDGSKFWEERIEKLLSTFKMPQVVYQDFREIANKFSLSLLKRGADNLDTLQLIYNQQSKEKAWKSTLFVTEALDRFWECNQKMKDYNSKGECSFIHDFIKCFTNKSDSLEKFWNKDFHDIFDPKDYSKLVPMDGLDVIYGMIFNPNSDSKKSVEVVNKISYDEEVISSGCTYRYLRPKILTFNNACSAKDTNFVTTPVENILMYKHVNNEKRYPPLVAAAACARANGSLVTVTDSNVASMKILNRFSLNATKSSSSNDYDMMHLVPDSILLDETYLDSGNVTRWCSTSEEVPNSLFKPNQEISYYLYLNYNVQTDAMFIFLSNIFQDENLCDVPTFFCAFDKSFLTLCKKSN, encoded by the exons ATGCGTCTCGTCTCTGTCCAGTCTTACGAAAAGTTAGCTTGCATGAATGGCTTTCTCGAGGAAAATACCGAGTACTGGACGTCAGGCACCAACTCTGGATGTAAAAACAACCGATTCAG atgGTGCTCACCTGAATTCAATGACTTTGTTAAacaaagtgaatattttaatgagagTCTACCAGTGAATGCATATAAGATCGGAGAAAACAATATGTATTGCGTGAAAgcgcaaaattttaagttggGAAGGACAGCTTTAAAGGTTGAGAGCTGTGAAAAGTTAATGAAGGCAATTTGCGAA gttCGTGTATTGGCAGAATCATATTTGCAAGAAATATAtaatgaatgcaaattaaccCATCAAGTTTCACAGC GTGATATcagtaaatttaataccaCTGATGTGGACAGTTTTTCCTACAAAATGAAG TGTTTTTCGACATGCATGGCAGAACTTCTGGGACTG atgTACGATGGAAGTAAATTTTGGGAGGAGAGGATAGAAAAATTGCTCAGCACTTTTAAAATGCCTCAAGTCGTCTATCagg ATTTTCgtgaaattgcaaataaattctcaTTAAGTCTTCTCAAGAGAGGAGCAGATAATTTAGACACACttcaattgatttataatCAACAAAGCAAAGAAAAGGCATGGAAATCAACCCTTTTTGTAACTGAAGCACTCGACCGGTTTTGGGAATGCAACCAGAAAA TGAAAGACTATAATTCGAAAGGAGAGTGTTCTTTCATCCACGACTTCATCAAATGCTTCACTAATAAATCTGATTCACTGGAAAAGTTTTGGAACAAAGATTTCCATGACATATTCGATCCAAAAGATTACAGCAAATTAGTGCCAATGGATGGACTAGATGTAATTTATGGAATGATCTTTAATCCCA ATTCAGATAGCAAAAAATCTGTAGAGGTGgtgaataaaatatcttaTGATGAGGAAGTAATCAG ctcGGGCTGCACCTACCGATATTTGCGAccgaaaattttgacttttaataATGCTTGCTCTGCGAAAG ACACAAATTTCGTAACGACTCCcgtggaaaacattttaatgtatAAACACGTCAACAATGAAAAG cgcTATCCCCCGTTGGTTGCAGCCGCCGCGTGTGCTCGAGCAAACGGAAGCCTCGTCACAGTGACAGACTCCAACGTCGCAAGCATGAAAATTCTTAACAGATTTTCGCTCAACGCAACCAAGAGCAGTTCTAGCAATGACTATGACATGATGCATTTAG TTCCTGACTCGATTCTCCTGGACGAGACTTACTTGGATTCTGGAAACGTTACTCGCTGGTGCAGCACCTCAGAGGAGGTTCCCAACTCTTTGTTTAAACCAAACCAAGAGATAAGCTATTATCTCTACCTAAATTATAACGTTCAAACTGATGCcatgtttattttcctcaGCAATATCtttcaagatgaaaatttatgtgaCGTTCCCACATTTTTCTGCGCATTTGACAAGTCATTTTTAACTCTGTGCAAAAAGAGCAAttga
- the LOC135946375 gene encoding plexin domain-containing protein 1-like, with amino-acid sequence MESISLGYHFDVNNYHIRNATVVRFEPVPLCLHHYTCASCASSKIQTYLHLNESHPCFWCPDETQSLSVHEQDIWDEYNSLRIQYTPVDADFAEKSWAFVENHTKTVAVTRMTTNDAIVTDLSFGFPFYDVIISKALIVSGLGSISAFVNSSWAIFPFVASEASSSFTFVDTGDSFHVNWEDFILNDTSYKDAMKFQASLFENGTIQFVYMKVPKDLTTDDAISTHEISIGVAYKHLEKFDKGRNETHHLGHSIGMKKFKIQDGTVIRFEPLPSCTKYKDCKSCVNAIIPMFRIICNNLSNNAEPAFARYVDGDVSLIGI; translated from the exons atggAGTCAATTAGCCTCGGCTACCACTTTGATGTGAATAATTACCACATCCGGAATGCAACAGTGGTTAGATTTGAACCTGTGCCTTTGTGCTTGCACCACTACACGTGCGCCAGCTGCGCCAGTTCGAAGATTCAGACGTACCTACACCTAAACGAGTCGCATCCGTGTTTTTGGTGTCCAG ACGAAACACAGTCTTTATCCGTCCATGAGCAAGATATTTGGGACGAGTACAACTCTTTACGAATCCAATATACACCAGTCGATGCAGATTTTGCCGAAAAATCGTGGGCCTTCGTGGAAAACCACACAAAAACTGTCGCTGTGACCAGGATGACCACTAATGACGCGATAGTA ACCGACCTGTCGTTTGGCTTTCCATTTTACGATGTGATAATTTCCAAGGCTTTGATTGTCTCAGGATTAGGTTCAATCTCTGCATTCGTTAATTCGTCCTGGGCGATTTTTCCGTTTGTTGCTTCAGAGGCAAGTAGCTCCTTCACATTCGTCGATACCG GTGATTCCTTCCATGTCAATTgggaagattttattttaaatgacacCTCGTACAAAGATGCGATGAAATTCCAGGCGTCTCTTTTCGAGAACGGCACGATCCAGTTCGTGTACATGAAGGTTCCAAAGGACTTGACTACTGACGATGCCATCAGCACCCACGAGATTTCAATTGGTGTTGCCTACAAACATTTGGAGAAATTTG ATAAGGGGCGCAACGAAACCCATCATCTCGGCCACAGCATAGGCatgaaaaagttcaaaatccAGGATGGCACCGTGATAAGATTCGAACCATTGCCTTCGTGCACGAAATACAAGGACTGCAAGAGCTGCGTAAATGCTATCATTCCGAT GTTCCGAATTATCTGCAATAACCTCAGCAATAATGCTGAACCAGCGTTTGCTCGATATGTTGACGGAGACGTTAGCCTAATCGGAATCTAA